A single window of Methylobacterium nodulans ORS 2060 DNA harbors:
- a CDS encoding acetyl-CoA C-acetyltransferase encodes MAEKQDIVIVGAARTPVGSFNGAFATLPAHELGAVAIRAALERAKVAPAEVDEVIFGQVLTAGAGQNPARQAAIAAGIPQEATAWGLNQLCGSGLRTVAIGMQQIANGDAKIIVAGGQESMSMAPHAQHLRGGQKMGDLALIDTMLKDGLMDAFNGYHMGNTAENIAQKWQLTREEQDAFATRSQNKAEAARKAGRFKAEIVPVPVKTRKGEVVVEADEYIREGATVEAMAKLRPAFAKEGTVTAGNASGINDGAAALVLMAAAEAERRGLTPLARIVSWATAGVDPKIMGTGPIPASRKALEKAGWSAAEIDLIEANEAFAAQALAVNKELGFDDAKVNVNGGAIAIGHPIGASGARVLVTLLHEMQRRDAKKGLATLCIGGGMGVAMCVER; translated from the coding sequence ATGGCAGAGAAGCAGGACATCGTCATCGTGGGTGCGGCGCGGACGCCGGTCGGCTCGTTCAACGGCGCCTTTGCGACCCTGCCGGCCCACGAGCTCGGGGCGGTGGCGATCCGGGCGGCGCTGGAGCGGGCCAAGGTGGCGCCGGCGGAGGTGGACGAGGTGATCTTCGGCCAGGTGCTGACCGCCGGGGCGGGCCAGAACCCGGCCCGCCAGGCGGCGATAGCGGCCGGGATCCCGCAGGAGGCGACCGCCTGGGGCCTCAACCAGCTCTGCGGCTCGGGCCTGCGCACGGTGGCGATCGGCATGCAGCAGATCGCCAACGGCGACGCCAAGATCATCGTGGCGGGCGGCCAGGAATCGATGTCGATGGCGCCGCATGCCCAGCATCTGCGCGGCGGCCAGAAGATGGGCGACCTGGCCCTGATCGACACGATGCTGAAGGACGGCCTGATGGACGCCTTCAACGGCTACCACATGGGCAACACGGCCGAGAACATCGCCCAGAAGTGGCAGCTCACGCGCGAGGAGCAGGACGCGTTTGCGACCCGCTCGCAGAACAAGGCCGAGGCGGCCCGCAAGGCGGGCCGGTTCAAGGCCGAGATCGTGCCGGTCCCGGTCAAGACCCGCAAGGGCGAGGTGGTGGTCGAGGCCGACGAGTACATCCGGGAGGGGGCGACCGTGGAGGCGATGGCCAAGCTGCGGCCGGCCTTCGCGAAGGAGGGCACGGTCACGGCCGGCAACGCCTCGGGGATCAACGACGGGGCGGCCGCGCTGGTGCTGATGGCGGCGGCGGAGGCCGAGCGGCGCGGCCTGACCCCGCTGGCGCGGATCGTCTCCTGGGCGACCGCGGGGGTGGACCCGAAGATCATGGGCACCGGCCCGATCCCGGCCTCGCGCAAGGCGCTGGAGAAGGCCGGCTGGAGCGCGGCGGAGATCGACCTGATCGAGGCCAACGAGGCCTTTGCGGCTCAGGCGCTGGCGGTGAACAAGGAGCTGGGCTTCGACGACGCCAAGGTCAACGTGAACGGCGGCGCCATTGCGATCGGGCATCCGATCGGCGCCTCGGGCGCCCGGGTGCTGGTGACGCTGCTGCACGAGATGCAGCGCCGCGACGCCAAGAAGGGGCTGGCCACCCTCTGCATCGGCGGCGGCATGGGCGTCGCCATGTGCGTGGAACGCTGA
- the phaR gene encoding polyhydroxyalkanoate synthesis repressor PhaR translates to MADSGKSAPTVIKKYANRRLYHTGTSTYVTLEDLAAMVQAGEDFVVYDAKSGEDITRSVLTQIIFEQENKAGAENLLPVAFLRQLIRFYGDSMRAMVPSYLEFSMDHLAKEQNGLREKMSQTFGASAFQHAMEEQVRANMAFFSEAMKMFTPFTPPGSQPAEKPPAEAPPPASPPTTPRGELDDLRRQMLEMQSRLDALAKK, encoded by the coding sequence ATGGCGGACAGCGGCAAGTCAGCACCCACCGTCATCAAGAAGTACGCCAACCGGCGTCTCTACCATACGGGCACGTCAACCTACGTGACCCTCGAAGACCTTGCTGCGATGGTGCAGGCTGGCGAGGATTTTGTGGTTTACGACGCCAAGTCCGGCGAGGACATCACCCGCTCGGTGCTGACGCAGATTATCTTCGAGCAGGAGAACAAGGCGGGCGCCGAAAATCTGCTCCCCGTTGCGTTCCTCCGCCAGCTGATCCGCTTCTACGGCGACAGCATGCGCGCGATGGTGCCGAGCTATCTCGAATTCTCCATGGACCATCTGGCCAAGGAGCAGAATGGCCTGCGCGAGAAGATGTCCCAGACCTTCGGGGCGAGCGCCTTCCAGCATGCCATGGAGGAGCAGGTTCGCGCCAACATGGCCTTCTTCAGCGAGGCCATGAAGATGTTCACGCCCTTCACGCCGCCGGGCAGCCAGCCGGCGGAGAAGCCGCCGGCCGAGGCGCCGCCCCCGGCGAGCCCGCCGACCACCCCGCGGGGCGAACTCGATGACCTGCGCCGGCAGATGCTGGAGATGCAGAGCCGGCTCGACGCTCTCGCCAAGAAGTGA
- the rpmF gene encoding 50S ribosomal protein L32, with protein MAVPKRKTSPSRRGMRRSADALKAPTYVEDKDSGELRRPHHIDLKTGMYRGRQVLKVKTEA; from the coding sequence ATGGCCGTTCCGAAGCGAAAGACCTCCCCGTCGCGGCGCGGCATGCGCCGCTCCGCCGATGCCCTCAAGGCCCCGACCTATGTCGAGGACAAGGATTCGGGCGAGCTGCGTCGTCCGCACCACATCGACCTGAAGACCGGCATGTATCGCGGCCGGCAGGTGCTGAAGGTCAAGACCGAGGCGTGA
- a CDS encoding ComEA family DNA-binding protein, whose protein sequence is MTQTRPFFRLGRALAVAALLGAAAPALAQAPAPAPATKPAPTSPAPATKPAPAPAAAPSTAPAAKPALIDLNSATKEELDALPGIGAARAEAIIKGRPYRGKDELVSKKIIPSNVYEGIKDRIVARQKT, encoded by the coding sequence ATGACTCAGACCCGTCCGTTCTTCCGCCTCGGCCGCGCCCTCGCGGTGGCGGCGCTCCTCGGCGCGGCAGCTCCCGCGCTGGCCCAGGCCCCCGCGCCCGCCCCGGCCACCAAGCCGGCCCCGACCAGTCCGGCACCGGCCACCAAGCCCGCCCCGGCCCCGGCCGCCGCTCCGAGCACGGCGCCGGCCGCCAAGCCCGCCCTCATCGACCTCAACAGCGCCACCAAGGAAGAGCTGGACGCCCTGCCGGGCATCGGCGCCGCCCGCGCCGAGGCGATCATCAAGGGCCGCCCCTACCGCGGCAAGGACGAGCTGGTATCGAAGAAGATCATCCCGTCGAACGTCTACGAGGGCATCAAGGACAGGATCGTCGCCCGCCAGAAGACCTGA
- a CDS encoding ribonuclease D has protein sequence MPHRLHCGDLPDDYVPGPAIAVDTETLGLEPHRDRLCVVQISHGDGEADVVQIPKIGPEPVVLKRVLTDPAVTKIFHYARFDLAVLYHRLGVMPGPVYCTKVASRLARTYTDRHGLKDLVRELLGVELSKQQQSSDWGADTLTPAQIDYAASDVLHLHALRAKLDAMLAREERTDMAEACFAFLPTRARLDLLGWDEVDILAHS, from the coding sequence ATGCCCCATCGCCTGCATTGCGGTGACCTGCCCGACGATTACGTTCCGGGCCCGGCCATCGCGGTCGATACCGAGACGCTCGGCCTCGAACCTCACCGCGACCGCCTCTGCGTGGTGCAGATCTCCCACGGCGACGGTGAGGCCGACGTGGTGCAGATCCCGAAGATCGGCCCCGAGCCCGTGGTGCTCAAGCGGGTGCTGACGGATCCGGCGGTCACCAAGATCTTCCACTACGCGCGCTTCGACCTCGCGGTGCTCTACCACCGGCTCGGCGTGATGCCCGGGCCGGTCTACTGCACCAAGGTCGCCTCGCGGCTCGCGCGCACCTACACGGACCGGCACGGCCTCAAGGACCTCGTGCGCGAGCTGCTCGGTGTCGAGCTCTCGAAGCAGCAGCAATCCTCCGACTGGGGCGCGGACACGCTGACCCCGGCCCAGATCGACTACGCGGCCTCGGACGTGCTGCACCTGCACGCCCTGCGCGCCAAACTCGACGCCATGCTGGCCCGCGAGGAGCGCACCGACATGGCCGAGGCCTGCTTCGCCTTCCTGCCGACGCGGGCGCGGCTCGACCTCCTCGGCTGGGACGAGGTCGACATCCTGGCCCATAGCTGA
- the lptC gene encoding LPS export ABC transporter periplasmic protein LptC codes for MASPVMEAVETLGHGVTPLDARRLRAHRRAQRHSAQVRFLRLAIPLGSAAAVLAVAAVTWLDPFGALGVTVSLGEVSVSGSKVTMESPRLTGYRGKDGRPYEVTAKAALQDVRRPTVIELQNMKGHMQADETGALSHLEALSGVFDTQKESLELSRSIRLWTDKGQEARLSSAQVNFKAGTMNSREPVTVTLPNGTIRSDGLEVVDNGRTISFIGNVKTVFDGGVTGADAAPVRTSSAEVKDNQP; via the coding sequence GTGGCCAGCCCCGTGATGGAAGCCGTCGAGACCCTGGGCCACGGCGTCACGCCGCTCGATGCCCGGCGCCTGCGCGCGCACCGGCGGGCGCAGCGCCACAGCGCCCAGGTGCGCTTCCTGCGCCTCGCGATTCCCCTCGGCTCCGCCGCGGCGGTGCTCGCCGTCGCCGCCGTGACCTGGCTCGACCCGTTCGGCGCCCTCGGCGTGACGGTGAGCCTCGGCGAGGTCAGCGTCTCGGGCTCGAAGGTGACGATGGAGAGCCCCCGCCTCACCGGCTATCGCGGCAAGGACGGCCGGCCCTACGAGGTGACCGCGAAGGCTGCGCTGCAGGACGTGCGCCGCCCCACGGTGATCGAACTCCAGAACATGAAGGGCCACATGCAGGCCGACGAGACCGGGGCGCTGTCCCATCTCGAGGCCCTCTCGGGCGTGTTCGACACGCAGAAGGAATCGCTGGAGCTGAGCCGCAGCATCCGGCTGTGGACCGACAAGGGCCAGGAGGCGCGGCTCAGCTCCGCCCAGGTGAACTTCAAGGCCGGAACCATGAACTCCCGCGAGCCGGTGACCGTGACGCTGCCGAACGGGACCATCCGGTCCGACGGGCTCGAGGTGGTCGATAACGGCCGGACGATCTCGTTCATCGGCAACGTCAAGACGGTGTTCGATGGCGGCGTGACGGGGGCGGATGCGGCGCCGGTGCGCACCTCCTCGGCCGAGGTGAAGGACAATCAGCCGTGA
- a CDS encoding LptA/OstA family protein: MTTRLTAALAAALLLAAPAALHGETAPPKKERNSGFGAFGSSGKEPIKIDADRLDVFDHENKAIFAGNVVAVQGESTIRCSSMTVHYQRNRDKDAKDGAKSADKPADGKAPDAKTSDAKPADPTDSGAIKQVVCAGPVTVVNKDQVATGDNAVFDKAANRVILTGNVVLSQCQNVTRGNRLVYDMNTGRANMDPTAGGRVSAMFVPGGKDEAKQGKQAGCPQPPAQAGKPAPKPRAQAN, translated from the coding sequence GTGACCACCCGCCTCACCGCGGCGCTCGCCGCCGCCCTGCTCCTCGCCGCCCCGGCCGCCCTCCACGGCGAGACGGCGCCGCCCAAGAAGGAGCGCAATTCCGGCTTCGGCGCCTTCGGCAGCTCGGGCAAGGAGCCGATCAAGATCGACGCGGACCGCCTCGACGTGTTCGACCACGAGAACAAGGCGATCTTCGCCGGCAACGTCGTGGCCGTGCAGGGCGAGAGCACCATCCGCTGCTCCAGCATGACCGTCCACTACCAGCGCAACCGCGACAAGGACGCGAAGGACGGGGCCAAGTCGGCGGACAAGCCGGCGGACGGGAAGGCGCCGGACGCCAAGACGTCGGATGCGAAGCCGGCCGACCCGACCGACAGCGGCGCGATCAAGCAGGTGGTCTGCGCCGGCCCGGTCACGGTGGTGAACAAGGACCAGGTGGCGACCGGCGACAACGCCGTGTTCGACAAGGCTGCGAACCGGGTGATCCTCACGGGCAACGTGGTGCTCAGCCAGTGCCAGAACGTCACCCGCGGCAACCGCCTCGTCTACGACATGAATACCGGCCGGGCGAACATGGACCCGACCGCGGGCGGGCGCGTCTCGGCGATGTTCGTGCCGGGCGGCAAGGACGAGGCGAAGCAGGGCAAGCAGGCCGGCTGCCCGCAGCCGCCCGCACAGGCCGGGAAGCCCGCGCCCAAGCCGCGGGCGCAGGCCAACTGA
- the tam gene encoding trans-aconitate 2-methyltransferase: protein MADWDAAQYLKFADERTRPAADLLARVPLAAPARVVDLGCGPGNSTELLVARYPEAAILGLDTSPGMLAEARRRLPGVAFEQADVASLNPEPPPDLLFANAVLQWLPHHASLLPRLARSLAPGGCLAVQMPDNLEEPSHRLMRRVAGEPPFAARLAAAAASRTRIASFSEYDAWLTAAGCTVDIWRTTYVHALAGHRGIVEWVRGTGLRPFLDPLDAEAQAEFLARYEAALAEAYPPQADGRVLLPFPRLFLVARRTR from the coding sequence ATGGCGGATTGGGATGCCGCGCAGTACCTCAAATTCGCCGACGAGCGGACGCGGCCGGCCGCCGACCTGCTTGCCCGGGTGCCGCTCGCGGCGCCCGCCCGCGTCGTCGACCTCGGTTGCGGCCCCGGCAACAGCACGGAGCTTCTCGTCGCGCGCTATCCGGAAGCGGCGATCCTGGGCCTCGACACCTCGCCGGGGATGCTGGCGGAGGCGCGCAGGCGCCTGCCCGGCGTCGCCTTCGAGCAGGCGGACGTGGCGAGCCTCAATCCCGAGCCGCCGCCGGACCTCCTCTTCGCCAACGCGGTGCTGCAGTGGCTGCCCCACCATGCGAGCCTCCTGCCGCGCCTCGCGCGCAGCCTTGCGCCCGGCGGCTGCCTCGCGGTGCAGATGCCGGACAACCTGGAGGAGCCGTCGCATCGGCTGATGCGCCGCGTCGCGGGCGAGCCGCCCTTCGCGGCGCGGCTTGCCGCCGCCGCGGCCTCCCGCACCCGGATCGCCAGCTTCTCCGAATACGATGCGTGGCTCACGGCGGCGGGCTGCACCGTCGACATCTGGCGCACCACCTACGTCCATGCCCTGGCCGGCCACCGCGGCATCGTCGAATGGGTGCGGGGCACGGGCCTGCGCCCCTTCCTCGATCCGCTCGATGCCGAGGCGCAGGCGGAGTTCCTCGCCCGCTACGAGGCGGCTCTGGCGGAGGCCTATCCGCCGCAAGCAGACGGCCGCGTGCTCCTGCCCTTCCCACGCCTGTTCCTGGTGGCGCGGCGGACCCGGTAG
- a CDS encoding DUF1236 domain-containing protein: MKTKTLLAAAALAFTLPMTAQAQGLVRGAERGAQEGADAAGPIGGIVGGAVGAATGAVGGLLGVDDRPRFREYVTSRRVRSYDYDGDVRVGAVLPSSGVTYYEVPSEYGVRGRRYTIVNDRVVLVDPGSHRIVQVIE; the protein is encoded by the coding sequence ATGAAGACCAAGACGCTTCTGGCTGCGGCTGCCCTCGCCTTCACCCTGCCGATGACCGCCCAGGCCCAGGGCCTCGTCCGGGGCGCCGAGCGCGGTGCGCAGGAAGGTGCGGATGCGGCCGGCCCGATCGGCGGCATCGTCGGCGGCGCCGTGGGCGCGGCGACGGGCGCGGTCGGCGGCCTCCTTGGCGTCGATGATCGTCCGCGCTTCCGCGAATACGTCACCAGCCGCCGCGTGCGCTCCTACGACTATGACGGCGACGTCCGCGTCGGTGCCGTGCTGCCCTCCTCGGGCGTGACCTACTACGAGGTGCCCTCCGAATACGGGGTGCGCGGTCGCCGCTACACGATCGTCAACGACCGCGTCGTGCTGGTCGATCCGGGCAGCCACCGCATCGTGCAGGTGATCGAGTAA
- a CDS encoding sigma-70 family RNA polymerase sigma factor encodes MRKPMTQQDRAHDQPTDPRPGLSASIRSHLGSQLRAAYEALGAEDPSGRFAELIARLEAALAAQGEVVRPEFRDGLLQAVPSLRAFALSLTSNTARADDLVQDTLLKGWQHRARFQPGTNLNAWLFTILRNIFYSDHRKRVREVEDQDGSYAARLATAPHQGDRLDVEDLQSALAKLPPDQREALVLVGAEGVSYEEAATIMNCKVGTVKSRVSRARNRLAELLGYDEEDLGTDRLIQSAMPKDG; translated from the coding sequence ATGCGGAAACCCATGACGCAGCAGGACCGAGCTCACGACCAGCCGACCGATCCTCGCCCCGGCCTGTCGGCCAGCATCCGCAGCCATCTCGGCAGCCAGTTGCGCGCCGCCTACGAGGCGCTCGGCGCCGAGGATCCGAGCGGCCGCTTCGCCGAGCTGATCGCGCGGCTCGAAGCGGCGCTGGCGGCGCAAGGAGAGGTGGTGCGGCCCGAGTTCCGCGACGGCTTGCTGCAGGCGGTGCCTTCCTTACGCGCCTTCGCCCTCTCGCTCACCAGCAACACCGCCCGGGCCGACGACCTCGTGCAGGACACCTTGCTCAAGGGCTGGCAGCACCGGGCGCGGTTCCAGCCCGGCACCAACCTGAATGCGTGGCTGTTCACCATCCTGCGCAACATCTTCTACTCGGATCACCGCAAGCGGGTGCGCGAGGTCGAGGACCAGGACGGCTCCTATGCGGCCCGCCTCGCCACCGCCCCGCACCAGGGCGACCGGCTCGACGTGGAGGATCTCCAGAGCGCCCTCGCCAAGCTGCCGCCGGACCAGCGCGAGGCGCTGGTGCTGGTGGGGGCCGAGGGCGTCTCCTACGAGGAGGCGGCGACGATCATGAACTGCAAGGTCGGCACGGTGAAGAGCCGCGTCAGCCGCGCCCGCAACCGCCTGGCCGAGCTCCTGGGCTACGACGAGGAGGATCTCGGCACCGACCGGCTGATCCAGTCGGCCATGCCGAAGGACGGCTGA
- a CDS encoding class II glutamine amidotransferase, whose translation MCELLGMSANVPTDIRFSFAGLARRGGETGPHGDGWGIAFYEGRGCRSFHDPQASARSEIARLIRQYPIKSRIVVAHVRRANRGRVSLENTHPFSRELWGRTFTFAHNGQLKGVKRLPLGRFKPVGTTDSEHAFCWMLGRLEARWKTLPRPTVLDGAVRALSAELHALGVFNMLLTDSRTLYAHCGKRLCYLTRRAPFGTATLIDEDWCVNFSEETTPDDIVTVVATQPLTRDERWIDLTPGTVLAFRLGVPDGDETGAAVGG comes from the coding sequence ATGTGCGAATTGCTCGGCATGAGCGCGAATGTGCCCACCGATATCCGCTTCAGCTTCGCCGGGCTTGCCCGCCGCGGCGGCGAGACCGGGCCGCACGGGGACGGCTGGGGCATCGCCTTCTACGAGGGGCGGGGCTGCCGCAGCTTCCACGACCCGCAGGCGAGTGCCCGCTCCGAGATTGCGCGGCTGATCCGCCAGTACCCGATCAAGAGCCGCATCGTGGTGGCGCATGTGCGCCGGGCGAATCGGGGCCGGGTCTCCCTGGAGAACACGCACCCGTTCAGCCGCGAGCTGTGGGGCCGCACCTTCACCTTCGCCCATAACGGCCAGCTCAAGGGCGTGAAGCGCCTCCCCCTCGGGCGCTTCAAGCCGGTCGGCACCACGGACAGCGAGCATGCCTTCTGCTGGATGCTCGGGCGGCTCGAGGCGCGCTGGAAGACGCTGCCGCGCCCGACCGTGCTCGACGGGGCGGTGCGGGCGCTGTCGGCCGAACTGCACGCGCTCGGCGTGTTCAACATGCTGCTCACCGACAGCCGCACGCTCTACGCGCATTGCGGCAAGCGGCTCTGCTATCTCACGCGCCGGGCGCCGTTCGGCACCGCCACGCTGATCGACGAGGATTGGTGCGTGAACTTCTCCGAGGAGACCACGCCCGACGACATCGTCACGGTGGTGGCGACGCAGCCGCTCACCCGGGACGAGCGCTGGATCGACCTGACGCCCGGCACGGTGCTCGCCTTCCGCCTCGGGGTGCCGGACGGCGACGAGACGGGCGCGGCCGTCGGAGGCTGA
- a CDS encoding phasin, whose protein sequence is MTNKGFEIPNEMRETAEKGLQQAKTALGNLLGTARKLAETVQSSTETAQTKAGTAVTKGFDYTEQHLAATFDLAEKLVKSRNLKEAMDLQGEYMRNQIAALQTQAKEFTTLTEDAAKAGPDKAGSDKA, encoded by the coding sequence ATGACCAACAAGGGCTTCGAGATCCCGAACGAGATGCGGGAGACCGCCGAGAAGGGCCTCCAGCAGGCCAAGACGGCCCTCGGCAATCTGCTCGGCACCGCCCGCAAACTCGCCGAAACGGTCCAGTCCTCCACGGAAACGGCCCAGACCAAGGCCGGCACCGCCGTGACGAAGGGCTTCGACTACACGGAGCAGCACCTCGCGGCGACCTTCGACTTGGCCGAGAAGCTCGTGAAGTCGCGCAACCTCAAGGAGGCGATGGACCTCCAGGGCGAGTACATGCGCAATCAGATCGCCGCGCTCCAGACGCAGGCGAAGGAGTTCACCACCCTGACCGAGGACGCCGCCAAGGCCGGCCCCGACAAGGCCGGCTCCGACAAGGCGTAA
- a CDS encoding phasin family protein, translated as MARLEDETAPAVPAADGEPEAVMVSPAEAPAVLADSAVPAPDAAAARLDAASAPATDETRIPAAMPQDMIPEAAPAAAAPEAQPQSDQASDQAREPAPAPDETEPGLAGLAEMNTRVLAFMRDETEAALSFWSALCEARTPADVARLQVAEVRRSLAAALACWSDLARLALRRRAF; from the coding sequence ATGGCACGCCTCGAAGACGAGACCGCGCCTGCTGTGCCCGCCGCTGACGGAGAGCCGGAGGCCGTGATGGTCTCGCCGGCGGAAGCGCCTGCGGTTCTGGCCGACTCGGCCGTCCCGGCGCCGGACGCCGCGGCGGCACGGCTCGACGCCGCATCCGCGCCTGCGACGGATGAGACCCGGATTCCGGCGGCCATGCCCCAGGACATGATCCCCGAAGCAGCGCCTGCCGCAGCAGCCCCCGAGGCGCAGCCGCAATCGGATCAGGCATCGGATCAGGCGAGGGAGCCGGCACCGGCACCGGACGAGACGGAGCCGGGTCTGGCCGGCCTCGCCGAGATGAACACGCGCGTCCTCGCCTTCATGCGCGACGAGACGGAGGCGGCCCTGTCCTTCTGGAGCGCCCTGTGCGAGGCCCGGACCCCAGCCGATGTGGCGCGACTACAGGTTGCGGAGGTCCGCCGCAGCCTCGCGGCAGCGCTGGCCTGCTGGAGCGATCTCGCCCGCCTCGCCCTGCGACGCCGCGCCTTCTAA
- a CDS encoding elongation factor G, translating into MAGQTRCIAIVGPFQSGKTALLEAILHRTGAIDRPGRAASGNRVGDTSAEARAHGMSVEPAVASVSFLGDTFTFIDCPGSVEFAHDMRAVLPVCDAAIVVCEADERKRPALELVLRDLEAAGIPRLLFINKADAAPGSLREALALLQPASSVPLLLRQIPLWQGETAVGFIDLALERAFIYREQAPSEVIALPEGEWPREKAERFTMLERLADHDDALMEDLISEVEPARDRVFADLTRELREGQVVSVLFGAAEHGNGVTRLLKALRHEAPGLAETRARLGVDAEGSGLAQVVKTLHAGFGGKLSVARVLRGVLREGDGVTGSSGNSARIAGLTALTGASGTRVPEAREGEVAGLAKLDPIATAETLQVGSEAPPALVTLARPEPVHAVSLRIRDRKDDVRLAGALAKVLEEDPALALEQHADLGEMRLAGQGEMHLRVAVERLTSRFGIGVDLDRAKVGYRETIRGSATARGRHKKQTGGHGQFADVAIAVRPLPRGEGFLFEDEVVGGAVPRQFIGSVEAGARAYLARGPLGFPVVDIAVTLKDGAAHAVDSSDAAFQAATRIVMDEALPKAGPVLLEPILAVTLAVPSTATARATGLVTARRGQILGFDARPGWPGWDQVEALIPEAEMNGLIVELRSATAGVGSYTARFDHMAELTGRPADAVLAAQPVRKAG; encoded by the coding sequence GTGGCTGGGCAGACCCGGTGCATCGCGATCGTCGGACCGTTCCAGAGCGGCAAGACCGCCCTGCTCGAAGCCATCCTGCACCGAACGGGCGCGATCGACCGCCCGGGCCGCGCAGCGTCCGGCAACCGTGTCGGTGATACCTCGGCGGAGGCGCGGGCTCACGGCATGAGCGTGGAGCCGGCCGTCGCGAGCGTGAGCTTCCTCGGCGACACCTTCACCTTCATCGACTGCCCCGGCTCGGTCGAGTTCGCGCACGACATGCGGGCGGTGCTGCCGGTCTGCGATGCGGCAATCGTCGTCTGCGAGGCGGACGAGCGCAAGCGGCCGGCCCTCGAACTCGTGCTGCGCGACCTCGAGGCGGCCGGCATTCCGCGGCTCCTCTTCATCAACAAGGCGGATGCCGCACCGGGCTCGCTGCGGGAGGCGCTCGCCCTGCTCCAGCCCGCCTCCAGCGTGCCGCTCCTGCTGCGTCAGATCCCGCTCTGGCAGGGCGAGACCGCGGTCGGCTTCATCGATCTCGCCCTGGAGCGGGCCTTCATCTATCGCGAACAGGCGCCGAGCGAGGTGATCGCCCTGCCGGAGGGCGAGTGGCCCCGCGAGAAGGCCGAGCGCTTCACCATGCTAGAGCGCCTCGCCGACCACGATGATGCGCTGATGGAGGACCTGATCTCCGAGGTGGAGCCCGCGCGCGACCGCGTCTTTGCCGATCTCACCCGGGAGCTGCGCGAGGGGCAGGTGGTCTCGGTGCTGTTCGGCGCGGCGGAGCACGGCAACGGCGTGACGCGGCTCCTCAAGGCGCTGCGGCACGAGGCGCCGGGGCTCGCCGAGACGCGGGCCCGGCTCGGCGTCGATGCGGAGGGCTCAGGCCTGGCGCAGGTGGTCAAGACCCTGCACGCGGGATTCGGCGGCAAGCTCTCGGTCGCCCGGGTGCTGCGCGGGGTGCTGCGCGAGGGCGACGGCGTGACGGGCAGCAGCGGAAATTCGGCGCGCATCGCCGGCCTGACCGCGCTCACCGGCGCCTCCGGCACCCGGGTGCCAGAGGCGCGCGAGGGCGAGGTGGCGGGGCTCGCCAAGCTCGACCCGATCGCGACCGCCGAGACGCTGCAGGTGGGGAGCGAGGCACCGCCCGCCCTGGTAACGCTCGCCCGGCCCGAGCCGGTCCATGCCGTGTCCCTGCGCATCCGCGACCGCAAGGATGACGTGCGGCTCGCGGGCGCCCTCGCCAAGGTGCTGGAGGAGGATCCGGCGCTCGCCCTCGAACAGCATGCCGATCTCGGCGAGATGCGGCTCGCCGGCCAGGGGGAGATGCACCTGCGGGTGGCGGTGGAGCGGCTCACCTCCCGGTTCGGCATCGGGGTCGATCTCGACCGCGCGAAGGTCGGCTATCGCGAGACCATCCGGGGCTCCGCCACGGCACGGGGACGCCACAAGAAGCAGACGGGCGGGCACGGCCAGTTCGCCGATGTGGCGATCGCGGTCCGGCCGCTGCCCCGCGGCGAGGGGTTCCTGTTCGAGGACGAGGTGGTGGGCGGGGCGGTGCCGCGCCAGTTCATCGGCTCGGTCGAGGCCGGCGCCCGGGCCTACCTGGCTCGCGGGCCCCTCGGTTTCCCGGTAGTCGACATCGCCGTGACCCTGAAGGACGGGGCCGCCCATGCGGTGGATTCCTCCGACGCCGCCTTCCAGGCCGCGACGCGGATCGTGATGGACGAGGCCCTGCCCAAGGCCGGGCCGGTGCTGCTGGAGCCGATCCTCGCCGTCACCCTGGCGGTGCCGAGCACGGCGACCGCACGGGCGACCGGCCTCGTCACGGCGCGGCGCGGCCAGATCCTCGGCTTCGACGCCCGGCCGGGCTGGCCGGGCTGGGATCAGGTCGAGGCGCTGATCCCGGAGGCGGAGATGAACGGCCTGATCGTCGAGCTGCGCTCGGCCACGGCCGGGGTCGGCAGCTACACGGCGCGCTTCGACCACATGGCCGAGCTGACCGGACGGCCCGCCGATGCGGTCCTCGCAGCCCAGCCGGTGCGCAAGGCCGGCTGA